A portion of the Oxynema aestuarii AP17 genome contains these proteins:
- a CDS encoding DUF3143 domain-containing protein, whose amino-acid sequence MTLPSSDTPLYNHPLPEIEQWLKNCGCQQDDTELHRWYVEQPQWKAELSLDIDRLIVRYLSAGASGEDIERAFKYSLSREDIEQAIFAGP is encoded by the coding sequence ATGACTTTGCCTTCCTCCGATACCCCCTTGTACAACCATCCCCTGCCCGAAATCGAGCAATGGCTCAAAAATTGCGGTTGTCAGCAAGACGACACCGAACTGCATCGATGGTACGTCGAGCAGCCCCAATGGAAAGCCGAACTCAGTCTCGACATCGATCGCCTGATCGTGCGCTATCTCAGTGCGGGAGCCTCGGGCGAAGATATCGAACGCGCCTTTAAATATTCCCTCAGCCGCGAGGACATCGAACAAGCAATCTTTGCTGGACCGTAA
- a CDS encoding J domain-containing protein — protein MLTVTHNWANRQQQQAKRAVHSFGSDNYYHLLGLTSSASASDIRRAYRELSKRYHPDTSELPIEIAKEKFQKVKEAYATLNDPQQRGIYDRQLQARHWQQLYRPPVSRDWGRSHGGGGDRPRPSSAYLDPTDRPLSAGELFALFILGITFLGCLLLAIAIGLTRGEIALEPTSAPTAIEHSIERGSSSDPAIARSRPSP, from the coding sequence GTGTTGACCGTGACTCATAACTGGGCGAATCGACAGCAGCAACAAGCCAAACGAGCCGTTCACTCGTTCGGGAGTGATAATTACTACCACTTGCTCGGGCTGACCAGTTCGGCGTCGGCGTCGGACATCCGGCGAGCTTACCGCGAATTGAGCAAGCGCTATCACCCGGACACGAGCGAGTTACCGATTGAAATCGCCAAAGAGAAATTTCAAAAAGTCAAGGAAGCCTATGCGACTTTGAACGACCCGCAACAGCGAGGGATCTACGATCGCCAATTACAAGCCCGCCACTGGCAGCAGCTCTATCGTCCGCCCGTCAGTCGCGATTGGGGGCGATCGCACGGCGGCGGCGGAGATCGGCCCCGACCGTCGTCGGCGTACTTAGACCCCACCGACCGCCCCCTCTCCGCCGGGGAACTGTTCGCCTTATTCATTTTAGGGATTACCTTTCTCGGCTGTCTGTTACTGGCGATCGCCATCGGTCTGACCCGAGGCGAAATCGCCTTAGAACCGACCTCGGCGCCGACGGCGATCGAGCATTCGATCGAACGGGGGTCCTCCTCCGATCCGGCGATCGCGCGATCGCGGCCCTCCCCTTAA
- the ilvC gene encoding ketol-acid reductoisomerase: MARMYYDADANLDLLAGKTIAIVGYGSQGHAHALNLKDSGMNVIVGLYPGSKSAEKAKAAGLAVHSVADAAKAADWIMILLPDEVQKTVYTNEIAPHLTEGKVLSFAHGFNIHFGQVVPPANVDVVMVAPKGPGHLVRRTYEQGEGVPCLFAVYQDATGQARDRAMAYAKGIGGTRAGILETTFREETETDLFGEQAVLCGGLSALIKAGFETLVNAGYQPELAYFECLHEVKLIVDLIVEGGLATMRDSISNTAEYGDYTRGPRIVTDATRAEMRKILSEIQSGQFARDFVLENQAGKPGFTAMRRQEAEHPIEEVGKDLRAMFSWLKKK, translated from the coding sequence ATGGCCCGCATGTACTACGACGCCGATGCCAATTTAGACCTTTTAGCCGGAAAAACGATCGCGATCGTCGGTTACGGTTCCCAAGGTCACGCCCACGCCCTCAACCTCAAAGATAGCGGCATGAACGTCATTGTCGGGCTATATCCGGGCAGCAAATCCGCCGAGAAAGCCAAAGCGGCAGGTTTAGCCGTCCACAGCGTCGCCGACGCCGCTAAAGCCGCCGACTGGATTATGATCCTGCTGCCGGACGAAGTACAAAAAACCGTCTACACCAACGAAATCGCCCCCCATCTGACCGAAGGCAAAGTCCTTTCCTTCGCCCACGGCTTTAACATCCACTTCGGACAAGTCGTTCCCCCCGCTAATGTAGACGTGGTGATGGTCGCCCCCAAAGGCCCCGGTCACCTGGTCCGCCGCACCTACGAACAAGGCGAAGGGGTTCCCTGCTTGTTTGCCGTCTATCAAGATGCCACCGGACAAGCCCGCGATCGCGCGATGGCTTACGCTAAAGGAATCGGCGGTACTCGTGCCGGAATCCTCGAAACTACCTTCCGCGAAGAAACCGAAACCGACCTGTTCGGCGAACAAGCCGTACTCTGTGGCGGTCTGAGTGCCTTAATCAAGGCTGGCTTTGAAACCCTCGTCAACGCCGGATATCAGCCCGAATTGGCCTATTTTGAATGCCTCCACGAAGTCAAACTGATCGTCGATTTAATCGTCGAAGGCGGTCTGGCTACCATGCGCGATAGCATTTCCAATACTGCCGAATACGGCGACTACACGCGCGGTCCTCGCATCGTCACCGACGCCACCCGCGCCGAAATGCGTAAAATCCTCTCGGAAATCCAATCCGGCCAATTTGCCCGCGATTTCGTGTTAGAAAATCAAGCAGGCAAACCCGGGTTTACGGCTATGCGCCGTCAGGAAGCCGAACATCCTATCGAGGAAGTCGGGAAAGACTTGCGCGCCATGTTTAGCTGGTTGAAAAAGAAATAA
- a CDS encoding EndoU domain-containing protein, which translates to MNPSIARFIASSALFFVVVFTACSSFAGTRGDRLAPFFDRQTNPVEVSFPRERPVDITPVPPVLNAFDRAVLDTCGPLGSRVSREQFQYLMRQHPQVLARVKDAVGGALRGDRGSNTQFLEDLTDIWFDRHGFEHIFCGEIEGNNRIGGLHFVGRYWELQDLAIAGRLPNNARREEVVPGAIYTLGVLVRLGDREIADDLKGYPYLTNAEEMLVEVTRAFKRQGSAEGACLLSVRDRETGTSYPAVFVKSRNAIVTFYPDATPRGRSCRR; encoded by the coding sequence ATGAACCCCTCTATTGCCCGATTTATCGCCAGTTCGGCCCTCTTTTTCGTCGTAGTGTTCACCGCGTGCAGCAGCTTCGCGGGGACGAGGGGCGATCGCCTCGCGCCCTTTTTCGATCGCCAGACTAACCCGGTCGAGGTTAGCTTTCCCAGAGAACGCCCGGTCGATATCACCCCCGTTCCACCTGTTTTGAATGCCTTTGACCGCGCCGTTCTCGACACTTGCGGTCCGTTGGGAAGTCGGGTATCGAGAGAACAGTTCCAATATTTGATGCGCCAACATCCACAGGTGTTGGCAAGGGTGAAGGATGCGGTCGGCGGTGCGTTAAGGGGCGATCGCGGCAGTAATACTCAGTTTTTGGAAGATTTAACCGATATTTGGTTCGATCGCCACGGCTTCGAGCATATTTTTTGCGGTGAAATTGAAGGAAATAACCGGATTGGAGGCTTGCATTTTGTCGGACGCTATTGGGAACTGCAAGATCTCGCCATTGCCGGACGCTTACCAAACAATGCCCGCCGGGAAGAAGTCGTCCCGGGGGCAATTTATACTTTAGGGGTGTTAGTTCGCCTGGGCGATCGGGAGATCGCCGACGATCTCAAGGGATATCCGTATCTCACGAATGCGGAAGAAATGCTCGTGGAAGTGACCCGGGCGTTCAAACGGCAGGGCAGTGCGGAGGGAGCTTGTTTACTTTCGGTGCGCGATCGCGAAACCGGAACATCCTACCCCGCCGTTTTTGTGAAAAGTCGCAACGCTATTGTGACCTTTTATCCCGATGCCACCCCACGGGGGCGATCGTGCCGTCGCTAA
- a CDS encoding amidase → MNSTDLAFASALEQARLIRTGQISPLELTQVYLDRIDRLNPKLGSYFYINRDRAIADAKQKTEHLTTADPDRLPPFFGVPTAIKDLNNVAELPCSFGVAALRDQVSTYDDAVVARMKAAGFTILGKTATSQLGMFPYSEPPGFPAARNPWNLDYTPGGSSGGAAAAVAAGLCAIAQGSDGGGSIRGPAACCGAIGLKPSRGRVSYAPVGDALSGLATNGPIARTVADAAALLDVISGYLTGDPYWLPDSEPSFLTCATSNAVKPLRIGFTTAIPPMGEAAPPCQKAVLETVKHLETLGHPVEEVRPDFSELVEPFIAVWQTAATVGGIPEAALEPMNQWFARRANGVTAGQYLQAVGKMQVVARQIVSVLDPFDLFVTPVFLHPTIRVGEWADLSPEETLAKMVSWIAPCAPFNATGQPAIALPAGIDDGLPVGVQLVGRPAGESTLLAIAAQLEAEFPWGDRRPPLA, encoded by the coding sequence ATGAACTCCACCGATCTCGCGTTCGCGTCCGCCTTAGAACAAGCCCGACTCATCCGAACTGGGCAAATTTCACCTTTAGAACTTACCCAAGTTTACCTCGATCGCATCGATCGCCTCAACCCCAAACTCGGCAGCTACTTCTACATTAACCGCGATCGGGCGATCGCCGACGCCAAACAAAAAACCGAACATCTCACAACCGCCGACCCGGATCGCTTGCCGCCGTTTTTCGGCGTTCCCACCGCGATCAAAGATCTCAACAACGTCGCCGAACTCCCTTGCAGCTTCGGCGTCGCCGCCCTTCGCGACCAAGTCTCCACCTACGATGATGCGGTCGTCGCCCGCATGAAGGCTGCCGGATTTACAATTCTCGGCAAAACCGCCACCTCACAATTGGGGATGTTTCCCTACAGCGAACCGCCGGGATTCCCCGCCGCCCGCAATCCCTGGAATCTCGACTATACCCCGGGCGGATCCAGTGGCGGGGCGGCGGCGGCGGTAGCGGCAGGTCTCTGCGCGATCGCACAAGGTTCCGACGGCGGCGGGTCGATTCGCGGTCCGGCGGCTTGCTGCGGGGCGATCGGCCTCAAACCCTCGCGAGGTCGCGTTTCCTATGCCCCCGTCGGCGATGCCTTAAGCGGTTTGGCCACCAACGGTCCGATCGCCCGAACCGTAGCCGACGCCGCCGCCCTCCTCGACGTTATCTCGGGATATCTCACAGGCGATCCCTACTGGCTCCCGGATTCCGAACCTTCTTTTCTCACTTGTGCTACCTCCAATGCCGTCAAACCCTTACGAATCGGCTTCACCACCGCCATTCCACCGATGGGCGAGGCGGCCCCACCCTGTCAAAAAGCCGTTTTAGAAACCGTCAAACACCTGGAAACTCTCGGTCACCCGGTCGAAGAAGTCCGTCCGGATTTCAGCGAATTGGTCGAACCGTTTATCGCCGTCTGGCAAACCGCCGCTACCGTTGGGGGCATTCCAGAAGCCGCCTTAGAACCGATGAATCAATGGTTTGCCCGACGGGCGAACGGGGTCACTGCGGGACAATACTTGCAAGCTGTCGGTAAAATGCAGGTCGTGGCGCGCCAAATTGTCAGTGTTTTAGACCCGTTCGACTTGTTTGTTACCCCTGTTTTCCTGCATCCGACGATTCGCGTCGGGGAATGGGCCGACCTGTCGCCGGAAGAAACGTTAGCTAAAATGGTGAGCTGGATCGCACCTTGTGCGCCTTTCAACGCCACGGGACAACCCGCGATCGCCCTCCCCGCCGGGATCGATGACGGTTTGCCCGTAGGGGTGCAACTGGTGGGCCGACCTGCCGGGGAAAGTACCTTACTGGCGATCGCCGCCCAATTAGAAGCCGAATTTCCCTGGGGCGATCGGCGTCCGCCCCTGGCCTAA
- a CDS encoding nSTAND1 domain-containing NTPase: MSTTHQQVQTFRDITITGEGNTFTVNQIIQITASSVQNRSFNPISPYRGLKRFEARDKDLFFGRDQAIASLINAIAKNPLLLILGASGSGKSSLIRAGVLPQLSDRLGSKFRAFIFTPDLDPFKSLESSLIVGGFSQDNARIALQYKPTTLLETVDRLKQSNEQWLVFVDQFEELFTRTSDLEKRKIFIENLVNLVQNCDHSVKLILAMRADFLHRFSPYPKFGKLVEPYIHLVTDMHPDELRLAIEQPAAQHGVIFEGELVKEIVNDVIGQAASLPLLEYTLDLLWQRDDIEDRTLNIKTYRELGGVRGALQKHVNEIYDGLSPDRREAVKCIFLRLVKLDEASKSLKFVSRRAEKSEFNKDEELILKTLVDANLLVSNLEAGDREAAIEIAHETLIHSWDLLQHWITESQELIHLRNRLSEDAKNWQNSQDENKIEAEDELWSGSKLQRVAEVRERGEFKELGGLSEIENQFIDASLQKRDRLLKQQVRRVTFLALGAIASTVLVSIAGLFAQRQSTIAQLGEKAAISRNLLSFEPVDGLLLAIASTGDSQQKLKEVLHPIKFSLLGAIEVAKEKNMIETHQGTIFGVGISENGELVASGGTDGTVKLWNAKGELINEFRGHQFSIYSLAMSADGERIVSGDESGILYFWSRDRKLPIKQFKAHEERINSISMTPDGNTIVTGGGDGTIKLWNRDGKAIAPPMKSSNYDVISVAITADGGTIVSGNVGGSIHLWNRDGKLIQKVASNNYEDIIFAVAISPDGQIIATGGWGGTINLWNREGDRINEPQYGHQSSIYSIAFNPDGTIVSSSIDGTLRLWTSYGQPLGEPFRGHQEMGVNGLAIAADTYTIVSGGGDGTIRIWEGVKTDQIDTESKEETPDSSFDEGETIELKDYGKVRLWQTNGQFNIQELRQEENPETDWIAQITPDGETIITRQISDDTVRLWNRQGEPIGEPLRGYLQRENFQWVARSSDGQAFLTGGWDERTVKLWNENGEMVDRLVLNGSVDNILELWRGDWHKLLEVGCDRLYDSAVFKNPVTPTAENAWNTCQREVWTEKELAQLLVEQGQALAKSGDKEGAKAKFEVAKKRDPEIVFDTDKQINLFLAKGLIEKANTLVKKGEVKAAIAAYEQARNIQPNLEIYADDWHNICFYGSLYGEAQAVIEACDRAVDLSPEDGLIRDSRGIARAIVGDKKGAIADFEAFIGWSLDSNKKEQRQEWIDQLKAGHNPLNPQELNMLAQQDLYGGSGLKFPIGR; the protein is encoded by the coding sequence ATGTCTACCACCCATCAACAAGTCCAAACCTTTCGGGATATTACGATTACCGGAGAAGGGAATACCTTTACCGTCAATCAAATCATTCAAATTACCGCATCTTCCGTTCAAAATCGTTCCTTTAATCCCATTTCTCCTTATCGCGGATTAAAACGGTTTGAAGCGAGAGATAAAGATTTATTTTTCGGACGCGACCAGGCGATCGCCAGTTTAATCAACGCGATTGCTAAAAATCCCTTGCTTTTAATTCTCGGGGCGTCTGGAAGTGGCAAATCTTCCCTCATTCGGGCGGGTGTCCTTCCTCAACTCAGCGATCGCCTCGGGTCTAAGTTTCGCGCATTTATCTTTACTCCCGATCTCGATCCGTTCAAATCTCTTGAAAGTAGTTTAATTGTCGGCGGCTTTTCTCAAGACAATGCACGAATTGCTTTACAATACAAGCCCACTACATTGTTGGAAACGGTCGATCGATTAAAACAGAGTAACGAACAGTGGCTGGTTTTTGTCGATCAATTTGAAGAACTTTTTACAAGAACATCCGATCTCGAAAAACGCAAAATTTTTATCGAAAATTTAGTTAACTTAGTCCAAAATTGCGACCACTCGGTTAAGCTGATTTTAGCCATGCGGGCTGATTTTTTACATCGCTTCAGTCCTTATCCCAAATTCGGTAAACTTGTGGAACCTTATATCCATTTAGTCACCGACATGCACCCGGATGAGTTGCGTTTGGCGATCGAACAACCCGCCGCCCAGCATGGGGTTATTTTTGAAGGGGAATTAGTTAAGGAAATTGTTAATGACGTTATCGGACAAGCAGCTTCTTTGCCCTTACTTGAATATACCCTAGATTTACTGTGGCAACGAGACGACATTGAAGACCGAACCCTCAACATTAAAACTTATCGAGAATTGGGAGGCGTTCGCGGTGCCCTCCAGAAACATGTTAACGAAATTTACGATGGTTTATCGCCCGATCGCCGTGAAGCAGTTAAATGTATCTTTTTGAGATTGGTCAAGTTAGATGAAGCATCTAAAAGTCTTAAATTTGTGAGTCGTCGGGCGGAAAAATCGGAATTTAACAAGGATGAAGAACTGATTTTAAAAACATTGGTCGATGCAAATTTGTTGGTGAGCAATCTCGAAGCTGGAGATCGAGAGGCGGCGATTGAAATTGCCCATGAAACCTTGATTCATTCGTGGGATTTATTGCAACATTGGATAACGGAAAGTCAAGAACTGATTCATTTACGCAATCGTTTATCGGAAGATGCTAAAAACTGGCAAAATTCACAGGACGAGAATAAGATCGAGGCAGAAGATGAATTATGGAGTGGGTCGAAACTCCAGCGTGTTGCTGAAGTTAGAGAACGAGGAGAATTTAAAGAGTTAGGCGGACTTAGCGAAATAGAAAATCAATTTATAGACGCGAGTTTGCAAAAGCGCGATCGCCTCTTAAAACAACAAGTTCGGCGGGTTACTTTTCTGGCATTGGGTGCGATCGCCTCGACGGTTTTAGTCAGTATTGCCGGACTTTTTGCCCAACGACAAAGTACGATCGCTCAACTGGGAGAAAAGGCAGCCATTTCGAGAAATTTGCTTTCTTTTGAACCTGTAGATGGCTTGTTATTAGCGATCGCCAGTACCGGAGACAGTCAGCAAAAGTTAAAAGAAGTTTTGCATCCAATTAAGTTTAGCTTGTTAGGGGCGATCGAAGTTGCCAAAGAAAAAAATATGATTGAAACCCATCAGGGAACTATTTTCGGTGTAGGGATTAGTGAAAATGGGGAACTTGTTGCGAGTGGCGGAACTGATGGAACTGTCAAACTGTGGAATGCTAAAGGTGAACTGATTAATGAATTTCGAGGACATCAATTTTCAATTTATTCTCTGGCAATGAGTGCAGATGGCGAACGAATTGTTAGTGGAGATGAATCGGGAATTCTTTATTTTTGGAGTCGCGATCGAAAACTACCAATAAAACAATTTAAAGCCCATGAAGAGCGAATTAATTCGATCTCGATGACGCCGGATGGGAATACAATTGTGACTGGAGGAGGGGACGGAACGATAAAATTATGGAATCGAGACGGAAAGGCGATCGCACCACCGATGAAATCTAGCAATTATGACGTCATTTCGGTTGCAATTACTGCTGATGGAGGAACTATTGTTAGCGGTAATGTTGGTGGAAGTATTCATCTGTGGAATCGAGACGGAAAACTTATCCAAAAAGTAGCTAGCAATAACTATGAAGATATAATTTTTGCAGTGGCTATTAGCCCCGATGGACAGATAATTGCCACTGGCGGATGGGGAGGAACTATTAATCTCTGGAATCGGGAAGGCGATCGAATCAATGAACCTCAATACGGACATCAAAGTAGTATTTACTCTATTGCTTTTAATCCAGATGGGACGATCGTCAGTAGCAGTATCGACGGAACATTACGCCTGTGGACATCTTACGGACAACCTTTAGGGGAACCGTTCCGGGGACATCAAGAAATGGGAGTGAATGGGTTAGCTATTGCAGCCGATACTTACACTATTGTGAGTGGTGGCGGCGATGGAACGATCCGAATTTGGGAAGGGGTTAAAACAGACCAAATTGACACCGAATCGAAAGAAGAGACGCCGGATTCAAGTTTTGATGAGGGTGAAACAATTGAATTAAAAGATTACGGAAAAGTTCGTTTATGGCAAACTAACGGACAGTTTAATATTCAAGAATTAAGACAAGAGGAGAATCCTGAAACAGATTGGATCGCACAGATTACGCCAGATGGCGAAACGATTATCACTCGACAGATCTCAGATGACACAGTTCGATTGTGGAATCGCCAGGGGGAACCCATAGGGGAACCGTTGCGAGGGTATTTGCAGCGAGAAAATTTTCAATGGGTGGCGAGAAGTTCGGACGGTCAAGCGTTTCTAACGGGGGGTTGGGACGAGCGAACGGTAAAATTGTGGAACGAAAATGGGGAAATGGTCGATCGCCTCGTCTTGAATGGGAGTGTGGATAACATACTCGAACTTTGGCGGGGAGATTGGCACAAGCTGCTTGAGGTCGGTTGCGATCGCCTCTACGATAGTGCCGTTTTTAAAAACCCGGTGACGCCGACGGCGGAAAATGCCTGGAATACTTGTCAGCGTGAAGTTTGGACGGAAAAAGAATTGGCACAATTGTTAGTGGAACAAGGACAAGCTTTAGCAAAATCGGGGGACAAAGAAGGGGCTAAAGCCAAGTTTGAAGTGGCTAAAAAGCGCGATCCTGAGATTGTTTTCGATACGGACAAACAAATTAATCTCTTTTTGGCTAAAGGGTTAATTGAAAAAGCAAATACTTTAGTGAAAAAGGGTGAAGTGAAAGCGGCAATTGCTGCATACGAACAAGCTCGAAATATTCAACCCAATCTAGAAATATATGCCGACGATTGGCACAATATTTGCTTCTATGGAAGTTTGTACGGCGAAGCGCAAGCGGTCATAGAAGCGTGCGATCGCGCGGTCGATTTATCTCCGGAAGATGGTTTGATTCGCGACAGTCGGGGAATTGCGCGGGCAATTGTGGGGGATAAAAAAGGGGCGATCGCCGATTTTGAAGCTTTTATCGGGTGGAGTTTAGACAGCAATAAAAAAGAACAGCGTCAAGAATGGATCGACCAGTTAAAAGCGGGTCACAATCCTTTAAATCCTCAAGAATTAAATATGCTTGCGCAACAGGACTTGTATGGGGGAAGTGGATTAAAATTTCCGATTGGAAGATGA
- a CDS encoding tetratricopeptide repeat protein → MNKVRYTFGGSLLGLLVLGALGLTVAPVAAQEGLEDFQYWAQLCASLAEEDKYEEAIAACDSAIALNPKDVETWRDRAGILLEWQQYTQATAAYNRVLMLQPDDSLALADRCYALSQLERYDVAIESCETALRVDRNWGEASPALAWYHRGRAFRQLGEVKAALDSFDWALELDRDYSAAAADRCQLLADLGDFEGALAACDRALKADRRWSPSDPATVWETQGEIYIALDRYDRALDAFDRALALNPENADAWLQRAQLLDRLGRHGEAKIAYDWVVQIQPNSSLALARQCANLNRLGSYEEALAACEAALKEGDGIWGSEGPAFAWMHRGNALAGLGNYEEAIASSNRAIALAPDYADAWSNRSVPLWHLGRDDEALAATERAIALDPNSSLAWYNQGRILKDLGEYDAAIAAYDRAIKGDANIGDRPSLAQIWINQSAVFLILQEYGNALTVAQSATTTAPEQVAGWYNQGLALMALQRYEEAVEVYEKAIELDPENADFWTGKGMALRALEEYADALPALETAIQLNPTHPQALQTLEIVRRELQPEPPPPDAQNVPPKETLPEVSPPAQP, encoded by the coding sequence GTGAATAAGGTGAGATATACTTTTGGGGGTTCGCTGCTGGGGCTGCTGGTTTTGGGGGCGTTGGGGTTGACTGTGGCGCCCGTGGCGGCTCAGGAGGGGTTGGAGGATTTTCAATATTGGGCACAACTGTGCGCGTCTCTGGCTGAAGAGGATAAGTATGAGGAGGCGATCGCGGCGTGTGACAGCGCGATCGCCCTCAATCCGAAGGATGTGGAAACGTGGCGCGATCGCGCTGGTATCTTGCTGGAGTGGCAGCAGTATACACAAGCGACGGCAGCGTATAACCGGGTGTTGATGCTACAACCGGACGATTCTCTGGCGTTGGCCGATCGCTGTTATGCACTGTCCCAGTTGGAACGCTACGACGTGGCGATCGAATCGTGCGAAACGGCGCTGCGGGTAGACCGCAACTGGGGCGAAGCCAGTCCGGCGCTCGCTTGGTATCATCGCGGGCGGGCGTTCCGGCAGTTGGGGGAGGTTAAGGCGGCGTTGGATTCGTTCGATTGGGCGTTAGAACTCGATCGCGACTACTCGGCGGCGGCGGCGGATCGCTGTCAGTTACTAGCAGATTTGGGGGATTTCGAGGGGGCGTTGGCGGCGTGCGATCGCGCCTTGAAGGCCGATCGCCGTTGGTCGCCGTCGGATCCGGCAACAGTTTGGGAAACTCAAGGTGAGATTTATATAGCTCTCGATCGCTACGATCGCGCCCTCGATGCCTTCGATCGCGCCCTCGCCCTCAATCCGGAGAATGCGGACGCTTGGCTGCAACGCGCTCAATTGCTCGATCGCCTCGGACGCCACGGGGAGGCGAAAATTGCTTACGATTGGGTGGTGCAGATCCAGCCGAATTCGTCTTTGGCTTTAGCCCGTCAGTGTGCTAACCTCAACCGCTTGGGCAGTTACGAGGAAGCCCTCGCGGCGTGCGAGGCGGCCCTCAAAGAGGGGGATGGTATTTGGGGATCGGAAGGCCCGGCGTTTGCCTGGATGCACCGTGGCAACGCCCTTGCGGGGTTGGGGAATTACGAGGAGGCGATCGCCTCGTCCAACCGCGCGATCGCCCTCGCCCCGGATTATGCCGACGCCTGGAGCAATCGCAGTGTGCCGTTATGGCACTTGGGACGGGACGACGAAGCTCTCGCCGCCACGGAACGGGCGATCGCCCTCGATCCGAACTCGTCTCTCGCTTGGTATAATCAAGGCCGCATTTTAAAGGATTTGGGCGAATACGACGCCGCGATCGCCGCTTACGACCGGGCGATTAAAGGGGATGCCAATATCGGCGATCGTCCCTCTCTGGCTCAAATTTGGATTAATCAAAGTGCGGTATTTTTAATCCTGCAAGAGTACGGTAATGCGTTGACCGTCGCCCAAAGTGCGACGACGACGGCCCCGGAACAAGTCGCCGGATGGTACAATCAGGGTCTGGCGTTGATGGCCCTGCAGCGTTACGAAGAAGCGGTCGAAGTCTACGAGAAGGCGATCGAACTCGACCCCGAAAATGCCGACTTTTGGACGGGAAAAGGCATGGCCCTGCGCGCCTTGGAAGAGTACGCCGACGCCCTCCCCGCCTTGGAGACGGCGATTCAACTCAACCCCACCCATCCTCAAGCCTTGCAAACCTTAGAAATCGTCCGCCGCGAGTTGCAACCGGAACCCCCACCACCGGACGCACAAAATGTACCACCCAAGGAAACCTTACCGGAAGTCTCACCCCCCGCCCAACCGTAG